In a genomic window of Alteromonas gilva:
- a CDS encoding Hpt domain-containing protein has translation MQENLMIVDFEFGLRQLNGNKSLLYRLLRKFAAEYRDVDVRLQDLVGARNISGAEDLVHTLKGVSGNLGCNAVYQDSRLVNEQLKHGEADAAAMQSLFDNLNKTLAVIDDLPDEHTASAPETKPDAHHEAHQAFCQALEHHEYINDEKLANWLAKLSLTPAQQEQLTAAVTSLEYDQALTILATVKN, from the coding sequence ATGCAAGAAAATTTGATGATCGTAGATTTTGAATTTGGACTTCGTCAGCTAAACGGCAACAAAAGTTTATTGTATAGGCTGCTGCGCAAGTTCGCCGCCGAATATCGCGACGTCGACGTGCGTTTGCAGGATCTGGTGGGCGCCCGGAATATCAGTGGTGCAGAAGATCTGGTTCACACCTTAAAAGGGGTATCGGGTAATCTTGGCTGCAACGCCGTTTATCAGGACAGCCGTTTGGTTAATGAGCAGTTAAAACACGGCGAGGCAGACGCCGCCGCCATGCAAAGTCTGTTCGACAACCTTAATAAAACCCTCGCGGTTATCGACGATTTGCCTGACGAACACACGGCATCAGCACCGGAAACTAAACCCGATGCGCATCACGAAGCCCATCAGGCATTTTGCCAGGCGCTTGAGCACCACGAATATATTAATGATGAAAAGCTGGCAAACTGGTTAGCCAAATTATCCCTGACACCTGCGCAGCAGGAACAGTTAACCGCGGCAGTGACCAGTCTGGAATACGATCAGGCATTAACAATACTTGCCACTGTGAAAAACTAA
- a CDS encoding TIGR01621 family pseudouridine synthase, with amino-acid sequence MELLLCHDDFIVVHKPPGITMHNSDTGIVQQCESLLNLSGLHLVHRLDDVTSGCLILARHAQSAAVFERLFRQHQVQKYYLALVDKKPKKKQGTVKGDMKNRRNGQHILLKSQQNPAITQFFSYGFADAPRIMLVKPLSGKTHQIRVAMKSLGSPITGDTLYGAQPADRTYLHAWGLEFSYNDEDISIFCRPQYGQHFLTPVFTDWLNKAPAPGDLNWPKTTPAPPVSPL; translated from the coding sequence GTGGAGTTGCTGCTGTGCCATGACGACTTTATTGTCGTACATAAACCACCTGGCATCACCATGCACAATAGTGACACCGGCATTGTGCAACAGTGCGAGAGCCTCCTTAATTTATCCGGCTTACACCTTGTCCATCGACTCGACGATGTTACCTCTGGCTGCCTGATATTAGCGCGTCATGCTCAGTCTGCGGCCGTATTTGAACGGCTTTTTCGCCAGCATCAGGTGCAAAAATATTATCTGGCGCTGGTTGATAAAAAACCCAAAAAGAAACAAGGTACAGTTAAAGGTGACATGAAAAACCGTCGCAATGGCCAGCATATACTGCTAAAAAGTCAGCAGAATCCCGCTATTACACAGTTTTTCAGCTACGGTTTTGCTGATGCGCCGCGCATTATGCTGGTTAAGCCGCTCAGCGGTAAAACACATCAAATCAGGGTCGCTATGAAAAGCCTGGGCAGTCCTATTACCGGTGATACCCTGTATGGGGCGCAACCAGCAGACCGAACCTACCTGCACGCCTGGGGCTTAGAGTTTAGCTACAATGACGAGGATATCAGTATATTTTGCCGTCCTCAGTATGGTCAGCATTTTCTGACCCCGGTATTTACGGACTGGTTAAACAAGGCCCCCGCCCCGGGTGACTTAAACTGGCCGAAAACCACTCCCGCACCGCCAGTAAGCCCGCTGTAA
- a CDS encoding ketopantoate reductase family protein: MSAIVNILGSGAIGGLCAAGAQQAGVSYRLLPRASSALLQTVVLQNSPSHDSRSVSLQPLADSAPAAFTADDILILPLKVFQLKAAIAYWQPKLTTDTPIILLHNGMGGMELAAEYLPLNPVYLATTSHGAFKTTATTVQHTGVGKTMLGLSPLHSASASLNTHIGQLLHHCIGPVTWRDDILLALWQKLAINCAINPLTAQHNVRNGALSSAVFRPTIEAVVNEVCEVAVACGIELRYSVVLAQVFEVIQLTATNYSSMHQDVAHQRPTEIDAITGYIIAQANKKGIDVTTNTLLYNAIKNA; this comes from the coding sequence ATGTCTGCAATAGTCAATATTCTTGGCAGTGGCGCAATAGGCGGACTCTGTGCGGCCGGCGCACAACAGGCCGGGGTGAGCTACCGTTTACTGCCCAGAGCCAGCTCAGCCCTTTTGCAAACCGTTGTATTACAAAACAGTCCTTCGCACGATAGTCGGTCGGTGTCGCTTCAACCGCTCGCTGATAGCGCTCCGGCGGCATTCACAGCGGATGACATTCTGATTTTGCCGCTTAAAGTGTTTCAGCTCAAAGCTGCGATAGCATACTGGCAACCCAAGCTCACCACAGACACGCCGATTATCCTGCTCCATAACGGCATGGGCGGTATGGAGCTGGCAGCTGAGTATTTACCGCTTAATCCGGTGTATCTGGCCACCACCAGCCATGGCGCCTTTAAAACGACAGCAACAACGGTGCAACATACCGGAGTGGGTAAAACCATGCTCGGATTGTCCCCCCTGCACAGCGCCTCAGCGTCATTGAATACCCATATTGGCCAACTCCTGCATCATTGTATTGGCCCGGTGACCTGGCGTGATGATATTTTATTAGCGTTGTGGCAAAAGCTGGCAATTAACTGTGCCATCAATCCGCTCACCGCGCAGCATAATGTTCGCAACGGCGCGCTGAGTAGTGCGGTGTTCCGGCCCACCATTGAAGCGGTCGTTAACGAGGTGTGTGAGGTTGCGGTAGCCTGCGGGATTGAGCTTCGCTACAGTGTCGTTTTAGCGCAGGTGTTTGAGGTAATTCAGCTGACAGCGACAAACTACTCAAGTATGCATCAGGATGTCGCCCACCAGCGCCCTACTGAAATAGACGCTATTACGGGTTATATTATTGCCCAGGCAAACAAAAAGGGTATTGATGTCACCACCAATACCCTGTTGTATAACGCCATAAAAAACGCGTGA
- the lysS gene encoding lysine--tRNA ligase gives MSEQQLDENKLIAERRAKLSAIREQCRANGFPNSFRRENYAQELQDKYAELDKETLVEQDNQVSVAGRVMAKRGPFILLQDMTGRIQAYADKTVQKDLKARYGSLDIGDIIGVAGALHKSGKGDLYVNMASYELLTKSLRPLPEKFHGLTDQETKYRQRYVDLITSEKTRETFVVRSKIVNGIRNFLTTRDYIEVETPMLQVIPGGATAKPFVTHHNSLDIDMYLRIAPELYLKRLVVGGFERVFEINRNFRNEGLSTRHNPEFTMLEFYQAYADYNDLMNLTEDMLRSLADDILGTTKLVNTVRDTDGNVIAEKHYDFGKPFERLSMGEAILKYWPEANEAAIRDPEAHLPELKAMAKQLHIKEPEVDGIWGAGKYLCEIFEATAEEQLEQPTFITEYPWEVSPLARRNDNNPFITDRFEFFVGGRELANGFSELNDPEDQAERFSKQVEEKDAGDDEAMHFDEDYIRALEFGLPPTAGEGIGIDRLTMLFTDSPTIKDVILFPHMKPQTQQDSE, from the coding sequence ATGAGCGAACAACAACTCGACGAAAACAAATTGATTGCCGAGCGTCGCGCTAAACTCAGCGCTATTCGCGAACAATGTCGCGCTAACGGCTTTCCTAACAGTTTTCGTCGCGAGAATTACGCACAAGAACTGCAAGACAAATACGCTGAGCTGGACAAAGAAACACTGGTTGAGCAAGACAACCAGGTTAGCGTTGCCGGGCGGGTGATGGCCAAGCGTGGCCCCTTTATACTGCTCCAGGATATGACCGGTCGTATTCAGGCGTATGCCGATAAAACGGTTCAAAAAGATCTTAAAGCCCGTTATGGGTCACTGGATATTGGCGATATTATTGGTGTGGCTGGCGCGCTGCATAAATCCGGCAAGGGCGACTTGTATGTCAATATGGCCAGCTATGAATTGCTCACCAAGTCACTGCGTCCACTGCCAGAGAAGTTCCATGGTCTGACCGATCAGGAAACCAAGTACCGTCAGCGCTATGTGGATCTCATCACCAGTGAGAAAACCCGCGAAACCTTTGTGGTTCGCAGCAAAATTGTAAACGGTATCCGTAACTTCTTAACCACCCGCGATTATATCGAAGTGGAAACCCCCATGTTGCAGGTTATCCCGGGCGGCGCGACAGCCAAACCTTTCGTCACCCATCACAATTCGTTAGACATCGATATGTATTTACGGATTGCGCCTGAGTTATACCTCAAGCGGTTAGTGGTAGGGGGCTTTGAACGCGTGTTCGAAATCAACCGTAACTTCCGCAATGAAGGCCTGTCAACGCGCCATAACCCGGAATTTACCATGCTGGAGTTTTATCAGGCTTATGCAGACTATAACGATCTGATGAACCTGACTGAAGACATGCTGCGTTCGCTGGCTGACGATATTCTGGGTACTACCAAACTGGTTAATACCGTACGTGATACCGACGGTAATGTGATTGCCGAAAAGCACTATGATTTTGGCAAGCCCTTTGAGCGACTGAGCATGGGCGAGGCCATCTTAAAATACTGGCCAGAAGCCAATGAAGCCGCGATACGCGATCCGGAAGCGCATTTGCCTGAACTCAAAGCCATGGCCAAGCAGTTACACATTAAAGAGCCGGAAGTGGACGGTATCTGGGGCGCGGGCAAGTACTTGTGCGAAATATTTGAAGCCACCGCCGAAGAACAGCTTGAGCAGCCTACGTTTATTACCGAATATCCGTGGGAAGTGTCACCATTGGCGCGCCGTAATGATAATAACCCGTTCATTACCGATCGCTTTGAGTTTTTTGTTGGCGGACGCGAACTAGCCAATGGCTTCAGTGAGCTTAACGATCCCGAAGATCAGGCTGAACGCTTTAGTAAGCAAGTTGAAGAAAAAGATGCCGGCGACGACGAAGCCATGCACTTTGACGAAGACTACATTCGGGCCCTGGAGTTTGGCTTACCGCCTACAGCCGGTGAGGGTATCGGTATCGATCGCCTGACCATGCTGTTTACCGATAGCCCGACCATTAAAGACGTTATCTTATTCCCGCATATGAAGCCGCAGACGCAGCAAGACAGCGAATAA
- the prfB gene encoding peptide chain release factor 2 (programmed frameshift), with amino-acid sequence MFEVNPVQNGIQDIRERTAALRGYLDFDAKSERLEEVNRELESPDVWNDPEKAQALGKEKVALEQVVETIVNLEQGADDVEGLLELAVEAEDEETFDETRKELNELISQLEKLEFRRMFSGANDANDCYLDIQSGSGGTEAQDWANMLLRMYLRWGELHGFKTELIEVSDGDVAGIKSATIRFSGEYAFGWLRTETGVHRLVRKSPFDSGNRRHTSFASAFAYPEIDDDIEIDINPSDLRIDTYRASGAGGQHVNRTDSAVRITHLPTNIVVQCQNDRSQHKNKDQAMKQLKAKLFEFELQKQNAEKQALEDNKSDIGWGSQIRSYVLDDSRIKDLRTGVENRNTQAVLDGDLDKFIEASLKSGL; translated from the exons ATGTTTGAAGTAAACCCTGTTCAAAATGGCATTCAGGATATTCGTGAGCGCACTGCGGCGCTTCGGGGGTATCTT GACTTTGATGCAAAGTCAGAGCGATTAGAAGAAGTTAACCGCGAGCTTGAAAGCCCCGACGTGTGGAATGATCCGGAGAAGGCGCAAGCGTTAGGCAAAGAAAAGGTTGCCTTGGAGCAGGTGGTTGAAACCATCGTTAACCTTGAGCAGGGTGCTGATGACGTTGAAGGGCTATTAGAATTAGCCGTTGAGGCTGAAGATGAAGAAACCTTTGACGAAACCCGAAAAGAACTAAATGAGCTGATTTCGCAGCTTGAGAAGCTCGAGTTTCGCCGTATGTTCTCCGGTGCCAACGATGCCAATGACTGCTATTTGGATATCCAGTCAGGCTCTGGCGGAACCGAAGCCCAGGACTGGGCCAATATGCTGCTGCGTATGTACTTGCGCTGGGGTGAACTGCACGGCTTTAAAACCGAGCTCATCGAGGTATCAGACGGGGATGTAGCGGGGATTAAGAGCGCAACGATTCGGTTTAGTGGCGAATATGCGTTTGGCTGGCTGCGCACCGAAACCGGTGTTCACCGACTGGTACGTAAATCGCCGTTTGACTCAGGGAATCGCCGACATACTTCTTTTGCGTCGGCGTTTGCCTACCCTGAAATAGACGACGACATCGAAATCGATATTAATCCGTCGGATTTACGCATTGATACCTACCGGGCATCAGGTGCGGGTGGTCAGCATGTTAACCGGACAGACTCGGCAGTGCGAATTACCCATTTACCGACCAACATTGTGGTGCAGTGCCAGAACGACCGTTCGCAACATAAAAACAAAGATCAGGCAATGAAGCAGTTAAAAGCGAAGTTGTTTGAATTTGAATTACAAAAACAAAATGCCGAAAAGCAAGCGTTGGAAGACAACAAGTCTGATATCGGCTGGGGCAGTCAGATCCGCTCTTACGTGTTGGATGACTCGCGGATTAAAGATTTACGCACTGGCGTAGAAAACCGTAATACCCAGGCCGTTTTAGACGGCGATTTAGATAAATTTATAGAAGCCAGCCTGAAATCGGGCCTGTAG
- a CDS encoding NADPH-dependent FMN reductase: MVKVLAFSGSTRNGSYNQALVENAAEAAKAAGAEVTVISLADYAMPIFNEDEESEYGMPERAQAFKQLLIDHDAFLIASPEYNSSYPALLKNAIDWASRKTSDDEPMLAAYKDKVIGLMAASPGGLGGMRVLAVLRMLLQNIMSVVIPLQVSVANAADKFDDNGKLTDETARKQLTNLTKQLVSMAQKLNAG; this comes from the coding sequence ATGGTAAAAGTACTCGCTTTTTCAGGTAGCACACGTAATGGCTCATATAATCAGGCGTTAGTCGAAAATGCCGCAGAAGCGGCAAAAGCGGCCGGTGCAGAGGTTACGGTAATCAGCCTGGCTGATTATGCGATGCCCATTTTTAATGAAGACGAAGAAAGTGAATATGGCATGCCCGAACGCGCCCAGGCCTTTAAACAATTACTCATTGATCATGATGCGTTTTTAATTGCCAGCCCGGAGTATAACAGCAGTTATCCGGCACTATTAAAAAATGCCATCGACTGGGCGTCGCGTAAGACCAGCGATGATGAGCCCATGCTGGCGGCCTACAAGGATAAAGTGATTGGCTTGATGGCGGCGTCGCCCGGCGGCCTTGGCGGTATGCGTGTACTGGCAGTGCTGCGCATGCTTTTGCAGAACATCATGAGTGTGGTAATCCCCTTGCAGGTATCGGTGGCCAATGCCGCTGACAAGTTCGATGACAACGGCAAACTGACCGATGAGACGGCCCGCAAGCAACTTACCAACCTGACCAAACAGCTGGTCAGCATGGCGCAGAAACTCAACGCCGGGTAA
- the argS gene encoding arginine--tRNA ligase: MNIHALLISRFSQALADMGITDAPVPIARSGRPEFGEYQFNGAMALAKQLKQKPRDIAAQVLEHVKLDDIASKLDIAGPGFINIHLADEWLASACQQALQDTRAGVAQQTPQTVVVDYSSPNLAKEMHVGHLRTTIIGDAVVKLLEFLGHKVIRQNHMGDWGTQFGMLLAHLSDKLNKNQVAETALSDLEDFYREAKIRFDEEDGFADRAREYVVRLQSGDQQCAELWHLFIDVSISHSEEVYKKLNVSLTRADIMGESAYNNDLAPVVAELKEKGIVVEDQGAQVAFIPELADKEGNPAVYIVQKSGGGYLYATTDLAAMRYRSGTLNADRTLILTDARQALHFKQTEIVGRKAGFMKAEQTYEHCPFGMMLGSDGKPFKTRSGGTVKLVELLDEAVERAARLLAARDTGLDADELKEVARKVGIGAVKYADLSKNRTTDYVFNWDTMLSFEGNTAPYLQYAYTRIQSLFRKAEVAPTALQANISIEHEQEHALAVQLLQLEEQLNVVARDATPHVLCSYLYDLASHFMSFYEACPILKSDVPAATRASRLALAALVARELKLGLELLGIETLDKM, translated from the coding sequence ATGAATATTCACGCCTTATTAATCTCTCGTTTCTCGCAGGCTCTGGCCGACATGGGAATTACCGATGCACCGGTGCCCATCGCGCGCAGTGGTCGTCCTGAATTTGGTGAATATCAGTTTAACGGCGCCATGGCGCTGGCCAAGCAACTAAAGCAAAAGCCGCGTGACATCGCCGCGCAGGTACTTGAGCATGTAAAACTCGATGATATTGCCAGCAAACTGGACATCGCCGGCCCTGGCTTTATTAACATCCATTTGGCCGATGAATGGCTGGCATCTGCCTGCCAACAGGCTTTGCAGGATACGCGCGCAGGTGTTGCGCAGCAGACTCCGCAAACGGTGGTGGTTGATTATTCCTCGCCCAACCTGGCCAAAGAAATGCACGTTGGCCACCTGCGTACCACGATTATTGGCGACGCCGTGGTAAAACTGCTGGAGTTTTTGGGCCACAAGGTTATTCGCCAGAATCACATGGGTGACTGGGGTACCCAGTTTGGCATGCTACTGGCGCATTTAAGCGACAAGCTTAATAAAAACCAGGTAGCCGAGACAGCCCTGTCTGACTTAGAAGACTTTTACCGCGAAGCGAAAATTCGCTTTGATGAAGAAGACGGCTTTGCCGATCGGGCCCGTGAGTATGTGGTCAGACTGCAAAGCGGCGATCAGCAGTGCGCCGAGTTGTGGCATTTGTTTATTGATGTGTCTATTTCACACAGCGAAGAAGTGTACAAAAAATTAAATGTCAGCCTCACCCGCGCCGACATTATGGGTGAGTCGGCTTACAACAACGATTTAGCGCCGGTTGTCGCCGAGCTGAAAGAAAAAGGCATCGTGGTGGAAGACCAAGGCGCACAGGTTGCCTTTATTCCCGAACTGGCCGACAAAGAAGGTAACCCTGCCGTATACATAGTGCAAAAATCAGGAGGTGGATACTTATATGCTACCACTGACTTAGCGGCTATGCGTTACCGCAGCGGTACACTCAATGCAGACCGCACGCTCATTTTAACCGACGCCCGCCAGGCCTTGCATTTTAAACAAACTGAAATTGTTGGCCGTAAAGCGGGCTTTATGAAAGCGGAGCAAACCTACGAGCATTGCCCTTTTGGTATGATGCTAGGCAGCGACGGCAAACCCTTTAAGACCCGCAGTGGCGGCACGGTGAAGCTGGTAGAGTTGCTCGATGAGGCGGTAGAGCGCGCGGCCCGGTTACTGGCTGCCAGAGACACCGGTTTAGACGCCGACGAGCTGAAAGAGGTTGCCCGCAAGGTGGGCATTGGCGCAGTAAAGTATGCCGACTTAAGTAAGAACCGCACTACCGACTATGTGTTTAACTGGGACACCATGTTAAGTTTTGAGGGCAATACCGCGCCTTACCTGCAATATGCGTACACCCGCATCCAAAGCTTGTTTCGGAAGGCCGAAGTCGCGCCGACGGCGCTGCAGGCTAACATCAGTATCGAACACGAGCAGGAACATGCGCTGGCTGTACAGTTACTGCAGTTAGAAGAGCAGTTAAATGTGGTGGCCCGTGATGCAACGCCGCATGTGTTATGTAGCTATCTGTACGATCTGGCGAGTCACTTTATGAGTTTTTATGAAGCGTGCCCGATATTAAAAAGTGACGTGCCGGCAGCCACCCGTGCCAGTCGCCTGGCATTAGCCGCACTGGTTGCCAGAGAGCTGAAGCTGGGTCTTGAATTATTAGGTATTGAAACGCTGGATAAAATGTAA